The Coffea eugenioides isolate CCC68of unplaced genomic scaffold, Ceug_1.0 ScVebR1_3013;HRSCAF=4146, whole genome shotgun sequence genome has a window encoding:
- the LOC113757345 gene encoding uncharacterized protein LOC113757345 has translation MDRQVRGKERGRSTRQHPEVSGDREPEVNQDHGQEGVAGDPVATAINRITDVLERMTEYQALGPVHHQGGPIDTEDRALERFLKFGPPTFYGGPEPEVTEGWWERISDIFTALNYAEERQVTFAAFQFEGAARSWEFNAKFLPPFIQEKREDDFIKCRQGAVSVAEYEIQFTKLSRFAPELVATEQRRIRRFVQGLNVEIQEGLAAVRIDTFVDAVERAQRVEVAKAQVKSFQAKKRFAPSSSRELTYANAPPAELGRGTGGVNSPGAPRGALARGVGARGAGERDTGARGGSNGRGQPRNASQGGRVTTPQVTCGYCRKTGHTEDGCWRKEGKCLRCGSSEHRIAGCPKTQEGGTPSARQATSGGSKPKVPARVYAINDQPVPDSSKVVEGTLPIFHRSARVLIDPGATHSFVNPTFMSGIDVKPVRLPFDLEVRTPMGNKSIITTLTYKNCEFWVGERRMLVDLVSLDI, from the exons ATGGATCGACAAGTTAGAGGTAAAGAACGTGGGAGATCAACTAGACAACACCCTGAGGTTAGTGGTGATAGGGAACCTGAGGTCAATCAAGACCATGGTCAAGAGGGCGTGGCCGGAGACCCAGTGGCCACCGCGATCAATAGAATAACTGATGTCTTAGAGCGCATGACTGAGTACCAAGCCCTTGGACCGGTGCATCACCAAGGAGGCCCAATCGATACTGAGGATCGGGCATTAGAGAGATTCTTGAAGTTTGGACCTCCCACGTTTTATGGAGGACCAGAACCTGAGGTAACAGAAGGTTGGTGGGAGAGGATTTCTGACATTTTTACAGCTCTAAATTATGCGGAGGAGAGACAAGTGACTTTCGCagcattccagtttgagggagctgctcgtTCCTG ggagttcaacGCCAAGTTTCTTCCCCCTTtcatccaagagaaaagagaggatgactTCATCAAGTGTAGGCAGGGGGCGgtgagtgtcgccgaatatgagattcAATTCACGAAACTGTCccgttttgctcctgaattggtagccacggagcaaaggcgTATAAGGAGATTTGTGCAGGGACTAAACGTGGAGATCCAGGAGGGATTAGCTGCTGTTCGGATAGACACCTTTGTTGATGCAGTAGAGAGAGCTCAAAGGGTTGAAGTTGCCAAAGCTCAAGTAAAATCTTTCCAGGCTAAGAAAAGATTTGCCCCTAGCAGCAGTCGAGAGCTGACTTATGCAAATGCTCCACCGGCCGAATTGGGTCGAGGAACGGGTGGAGTAAATAGTCCTGGAGCACCACGAGGCGCTCTAGCGAGAGGAGTTGGGGCAAGAGGTGCCGGGGAAAGAGATACCGGAGCTAGAGGAGGATCAAATGGAAGGGGTCAACCTAGGAATGCCTCGCAAGGAGGTCGTGTGACAACCCCTCAGGTAACTTGTGGGTATTGCAGGAAAACTGGTCATACCGAGGACGGATGCTggaggaaagaaggaaagtgCTTGAGGTGCGGAAGTAGCGAGCACCGGATTGCCGGTTGTCCGAAAACACAAGAAGGTGGTACCCCGAGTGCTAGACAAGCCACTTCTGGAGGAAGTAAGCCGAAGGTTCCTGCCAGGGTGTACGCCATAAACGATCAACCCGTACCTGATTCCTCGAAAGTTGTGGAAGGTActcttccaatctttcaccgaTCAGCTAGAGTACTAATTGATCCTGGCgcaactcattcatttgtgaatCCAACTTTTATGTCCGGAATTGATGTAAAACCTGTTAGATTACCCTttgatcttgaagttaggacacccATGGGTAATAAAAGCATAATCACTACCCTGACCTATAAGAACTGCGAATTCTGGGTTGGAGAGCGTAGAATGCTAGTAGATCTAGTCAGTTTGGACATATAA